In Oryza sativa Japonica Group chromosome 2, ASM3414082v1, the following are encoded in one genomic region:
- the LOC136355137 gene encoding uncharacterized protein, translating into MGDDVGAEILLRLPAKAVLRCRAVCRSWRRITTTAYFVAAHSRRRPLQLLGYTGLAVDSSSSPYSYVFTVGVTVGDTVYWGRRQTDDRGQMSAFDTVSETFRRVAPPPPVSHADEGPMFDMHGALAVTAMKSTEPYMDVWIAAAAGGENWVRLLRVELPPGHYYSGEVKPHGYGKAVLDDAGVLLVAMNGCPSFLYDTKGKRMVTGELLSSYQRFYLPELTLLLLTTLSQKYHHR; encoded by the exons ATGGGCGACGACGTGGGGGCGGAGATCCTCCTGCGGCTGCCGGCGAAGGCCGTGCTCCGgtgccgcgccgtctgccgGAGTTGGCGCCgcatcaccaccaccgcctacttcgtcgccgcccactcccgccgccggccgctgcaGCTGCTCGGTTACACGGGGCTCGCCGTtgactcgtcgtcgtcgccctacAGCTACGTGTTCACG GTCGGCGTGACGGTCGGCGACACCGTGTACTGGGGTCGCCGCCAGACCGACGACCGCGGCCAGATGTCGGCGTTCGACACGGTGTCGGAGACGTTCCGgcgggtggcgccgccgccgccggtgagccacGCCGACGAGGGCCCCATGTTCGACATGCACGGCGCGCTCGCGGTGACGGCGATGAAGTCGACCGAGCCGTACATGGACGTctggatcgccgccgccgccggaggtgagAACTGGGTGCGCCTCCTCCGGGTGGAGCTGCCGCCGGGACATTACTACTCCGGCGAGGTGAAGCCCCACGGCTATGGTAAGGCCGTCCTGGACGACGCCGGTGTGCTGCTCGTCGCCATGAACGGCTGCCCGAGCTTCCTGTACGACACCAAAGGCAAGAGGATGGTGACTGGTGAGTTGCTCTCATCGTATCAACGGTTTTATCTGCCAGAGCTAACTCTATTATTATTAAcgactttgtcccaaaaataccaTCACCGTTAG
- the LOC4328192 gene encoding uncharacterized protein: MAATAAAAAGVAVAGDRARRRQWRYTWESLAHLPLLRLYLFRPELSAAAAADHLRADLRLDDSLLLLSFSLAGEPVALRVPVPRVLVDPSAPPECRDAGDHVEVRLALVLPVDHPVVAAAFLPPPGEEPPAPLSLRDDIKNLSSGDVHLYCKACSARLTKQPLRNIEEMPSLNWEDVADNWFGGCCTSFGGASEKLVSQYINAYGRLEGTSLLNATSISIEKDYLEKDLASGLVSSVPSNDCDALQEDICDVHIGEDHTTGNMEFNSSEEKAYHEKQIGCNHVQCSVVPEEGPCVSNSEKDGDTLWTDQSGIIKVNPEESKNDSCVDDIEKPTKETDLLSVDPCNCCCDGGNSRKSEDNPSNVPSGNLEMQAKLDTQRDYKLTKSISLGCSFIVKASNLVNDVEWLELLCAHCSSPIGSYPSQHSHAPADGRVRLFKCYASSDLHVGGPHDVFRGHTLERLFVNLLLEVAEDEISFRTLVRDLKTKRPILQIVLLSSKAWLFSGYCYENDMDGSHGAAHLQPSVKILYSNCSNALEEDLRTVEEWSSKYRAEELYMMRRQIDELILSLNSARDNFPLSCSSLQGMYLSSLER; this comes from the exons atggccgccaccgccgccgccgccgccggagttgcCGTTGCCGGCGaccgcgcgcgccggcggcagTGGAGGTACACGTGGGAGAGCCTAGCGCACCTCCCGCTCCTACGCCTCTACCTCTTCCGCCCGgagctctccgccgccgcggccgccgaccACCTCCGCGCcgacctccgcctcgacgactcgctcctcctcctctccttctcgcTCGCCGGGGAACCAGTCGCCCTCAGGGTCCCCGTCCCGAGGGTGCTCGTCGACCCCTCCGCCCCTCCCGAGTGCCGCGACGCGGGGGACCATGTCGAGGTCCGCCTCGCGCTCGTCCTCCCCGTCGAccaccccgtcgtcgccgccgccttcctacCGCCCCCCGGCGAggagccgcccgcgcctctctccctccgcgATG ATATAAAGAATCTGTCTTCTGGAGATGTTCACTTGTACTGCAAAGCATGCTCAGCAAGATTGACAAAACAGCCACTAAG GAACATCGAGGAAATGCCATCGTTAAACTGGGAAGATGTGGCTGACAATTGGTTTGGTGGATGTTGCACCTCATTTGGAGGTGCAAGCGAAAAGCTAGTATCACAGTATATCAATGCATATGGGCGTCTAGAGGGAACAAGTCTACTAAATGCTACCTCCATTAGCATAGAAAAGGATTATCTTGAGAAGGATTTAGCATCTGGGTTAGTTAGTTCAGTGCCCAGTAACGATTGTGATGCTCTGCAGGAAGATATATGTGATGTTCACATAGGAGAAGATCATACCACGGGGAACATGGAATTTAATAGTTCAGAAGAGAAAGCATATCATGAAAAGCAGATTGGTTGTAATCATGTGCAATGTTCTGTTGTTCCTGAAGAGGGTCCTTGTGTCAGTAATAGTGAAAAAGATGGAGACACTCTTTGGACTGATCAATCTGGCATCATTAAAGTGAACCCCGAGGAGTCTAAAAATGACTCTTGTGTTGATGACATAGAGAAACCTACCAAAGAGACCGATTTGTTGTCTGTAGATCCATGCAATTGCTGTTGTGACGGTGGAAACAGCAGAAAATCTGAAGACAATCCTTCGAACGTGCCCTCTGGGAACCTGGAAATGCAGGCTAAATTGGACACCCAAAGAGATTACAAATTAACAAAAAGTATATCTCTTGGTTGTAGCTTCATTGTGAAAGCATCTAACCTTGTAAATGATGTTGAATGGCTTGAACTTCTATGTGCTCATTGCTCATCACCTATTGGGTCATACCCTTCACAACATTCACATGCTCCAGCAGATGGCCGTGTACGACTATTTAAATGCTATGCATCGTCAGACCTTCATGTTGGGGGACCTCATGATGTGTTCAG GGGGCATACATTAGAAAGACTTTTTGTTAATTTGTTGCTTGAAGTTGCAGAAGATGAAATATCTTTTCGTACATTAGTCAGAGATCTGAAAACCAAAAGGCCCATCCTTCAAATAGTCCTCCTTAGTTCAAAAGCGTGGCTGTTTTCTGGCTACTGCTATGAAAATGATATGGATGGTTCACATGGGGCAGCACATCTGCAGCCCTCTGTTAAGATCTTGTATTCTAATTGCAGTAATGCTTTGGAAGAAGACTTAAG GACAGTAGAGGAGTGGTCATCCAAATATAGGGCTGAAGAGTTGTACATGATGAGGCGTCAAATAGATGAGCTTATTCTAAGCCTCAACTCAGCTAGGGATAATTTTCCACTTTCTTGCTCTTCCCTCCAGGGAATGTACCTCTCATCCCTAGAGCGTTGA